In the genome of Streptomyces lydicus, the window GGCCTGGAGGTCACCGCCGCGTTCGAGCACGAATTCGTGCTGGAAGGCCTGCCCGCGAGTGCGCCGTTCTCGCTCCGGCGCTTCCGGGAGGCCGAGCCCTTCGGATCCGATCTGGTACGGCTGCTGGAGCACACCGGCCTCGAACCGGAGACGTGGATTCCGGAGTACGGCGACGGCCAGTTCGAAGTCACCCTGCGCCCTGCCGCTGCCGCGGTCGCCGCCGACCGGGCCGTCCTCCTCAGGGAGCTCGTCCGCGACCTGGCCCGCCGTCGCGGCCTGCCGGTCACCTTCGCCCCGCTCCTGGACATCAACGGTGTGGGCAACGGCGTGCACCTCCACCTGAGTCTGCGCGACGCCGACGGCCGCCCCGCGCTGTACGACCCGGAGCGTCCCGGCCGGCTCTCCGCCCTCGGCGCCCGATTCAGCGCCGGCGTCCTGGCCCATGCCCCGGCGCTCACGGCCCTCACCGCGCCGAGCCCGGTGTCCTTCCTGCGCCTGACCCCGGACCGCTGGAGCGCCGCCGGGGCGTTCCTGGCCGAGCGCAACCGCGAGGCGCTGCTGCGCATCTGCCCCACCACCGAGCTCGCCGGCTCCGGCCCCGCCGCCCAGTTCAACCTCGAATACCGGGCCGCCGACGCCACGGCCAACCCCTGGCTCGCCCTGGCCGTCCTCGTCCGGGCCGGCCTGGCCGGTCTCACCGGGGACCACGACGAGCCCACCGTGTGGGCCGAGGACACCGACCGGTCCGCTCTCGCGTCGGCGCCGCGCCTGCCCGCCACCCTGGAGGAGGCCCTGGAAGCCCTGGAGAAGGACCACGTCGTCCGCTCCTGGTTCGACCCATGCCTGCTGGCCACGCACCTCTCGGTCAAACGCTCCGAACTCGCCCAGCTGGACGGTCTGGACGACGCCGCCCGCATTCGGAAGGTCCGCAATGTCTACTGAACGGCTCCTCGC includes:
- a CDS encoding glutamine synthetase family protein; the protein is MTPRADDYATVFVATCDLAGQVRGRAVPPSEHDAVLRSGTGWVPANLAISSFGPIAPDNVFGSRGDLRLLPDAGTAVGIPADGTDGSAPGMLLYLADQTLPDGQPWACCPRTFLRDALAELRERTGLEVTAAFEHEFVLEGLPASAPFSLRRFREAEPFGSDLVRLLEHTGLEPETWIPEYGDGQFEVTLRPAAAAVAADRAVLLRELVRDLARRRGLPVTFAPLLDINGVGNGVHLHLSLRDADGRPALYDPERPGRLSALGARFSAGVLAHAPALTALTAPSPVSFLRLTPDRWSAAGAFLAERNREALLRICPTTELAGSGPAAQFNLEYRAADATANPWLALAVLVRAGLAGLTGDHDEPTVWAEDTDRSALASAPRLPATLEEALEALEKDHVVRSWFDPCLLATHLSVKRSELAQLDGLDDAARIRKVRNVY